A genomic segment from Pseudomonas sp. S09G 359 encodes:
- a CDS encoding efflux transporter outer membrane subunit — MIRFHWPLLAALALSGCINLAPHYQQPEAPVPSEWQAGVKGEVAADIQWQQFFTDRRLAQLQTLALANNRDLRLASLNIEKAQAQYRIQRAAALPTIDAGVSGTHSRTPGALSSSGTATTGHDYSAQLGLSSYEVDVFGRVQNLQDEALEAYLALTETRRSTQISLVAEVATAWLTLAADNERLHLAEDTLASQQSTYELTQRSHALGGSAALAVAQAQTTVESARGDVAEYQSQILQDRNALRLLVGSDIPDSLLPGTHLQSAAALVEVPGELPSSLLQRRPDVLAAEHSLKSANIDIGAARAAFFPSISLTASAGSASASLSSLFKAGSGAWSFAPSISLPIFDAGSNRATLDAAKVENDIQVQTYQQTLQTAFKEVADALAVRSTLDLRLAAQQALTEASQQSYDLSNALYRAGSQSYLEALDAQRSLYSAQQDLITLRLAEQSNRVSLYKVMGGGWQ, encoded by the coding sequence TCCGGTTTCACTGGCCTTTGCTGGCCGCGCTGGCCCTGAGTGGCTGCATCAACCTTGCGCCGCACTACCAACAGCCCGAGGCGCCGGTGCCAAGCGAATGGCAAGCGGGCGTCAAGGGCGAGGTGGCGGCCGATATCCAATGGCAGCAGTTCTTTACCGACCGCCGCCTGGCGCAATTGCAAACCCTGGCCCTGGCCAATAACCGCGACCTGCGCCTGGCCAGCCTGAATATCGAAAAGGCCCAGGCGCAATACCGCATCCAGCGCGCGGCAGCGTTGCCGACGATTGATGCCGGTGTCAGCGGCACCCACAGCCGCACGCCGGGGGCGCTGTCCAGCAGTGGTACGGCGACCACCGGCCACGACTACAGTGCGCAGTTGGGGTTGAGCAGCTATGAAGTGGATGTGTTTGGCCGCGTGCAGAACCTGCAGGACGAAGCGCTGGAAGCCTACCTGGCGCTGACCGAAACCCGCCGCAGCACGCAAATCAGCCTGGTGGCCGAGGTGGCCACGGCGTGGCTGACGCTGGCCGCCGACAACGAGCGCCTGCACCTGGCCGAGGACACCCTGGCCAGCCAACAGTCCACCTACGAGCTGACCCAGCGCAGCCATGCACTGGGTGGTTCGGCGGCACTGGCGGTGGCTCAGGCGCAAACCACCGTCGAGTCGGCACGGGGTGATGTGGCGGAGTACCAAAGCCAGATACTGCAGGACCGCAACGCCTTGCGCCTGCTGGTGGGCAGCGACATCCCCGACAGCTTGCTCCCCGGCACTCATCTGCAATCGGCGGCGGCACTGGTGGAGGTGCCGGGTGAACTGCCCTCGAGCCTGCTGCAGCGGCGCCCGGATGTGCTCGCGGCGGAGCACAGCCTCAAGTCCGCCAATATCGACATTGGTGCGGCCCGGGCGGCGTTCTTCCCCAGCATCAGCCTGACGGCCAGCGCCGGCTCTGCCAGTGCGTCACTGTCCAGCCTGTTCAAGGCCGGCAGCGGCGCCTGGAGCTTCGCGCCGAGCATCAGCCTGCCGATCTTCGATGCCGGCAGCAACCGCGCCACCCTCGACGCAGCCAAGGTCGAGAATGACATCCAGGTGCAGACCTACCAGCAAACCCTGCAAACCGCGTTCAAGGAAGTCGCCGACGCTTTAGCCGTACGCAGCACCCTCGACCTGCGCCTGGCCGCGCAACAGGCGCTGACCGAGGCGAGCCAGCAGAGTTATGACCTGTCCAACGCCCTCTACCGCGCGGGCTCGCAAAGCTACCTCGAAGCCCTCGACGCCCAGCGGTCGTTGTACAGCGCCCAGCAAGACCTGATTACCCTGCGCCTGGCTGAGCAGAGTAACCGAGTGAGTTTGTACAAAGTGATGGGAGGAGGGTGGCAGTAG
- a CDS encoding cysteine hydrolase family protein: MTPHTTALVLIEFQNDFTTQGGVFHDAVKAVMHTSDMLANTATTVQQARKLGVKIIHLPISFAAGYPELTTRDYGILKGVADGNAFSAGTWGAEISAALSQETGDIVVEGKRGLDGFATTGLDLVLRNNGIQTLVVAGFLTNCCVEGTVRSGYEKGYNVVTLTDCTATFTDEQQQAAENFTLPMFSQTLKHTQFLEALTTQ; this comes from the coding sequence ATGACCCCGCACACCACCGCCCTTGTGTTGATCGAGTTCCAGAACGATTTCACCACCCAAGGTGGCGTGTTCCATGACGCCGTCAAAGCCGTCATGCACACGTCCGACATGCTGGCCAACACCGCAACCACCGTGCAGCAGGCGCGCAAGCTCGGCGTGAAGATCATCCACTTGCCGATCAGCTTCGCCGCGGGTTACCCCGAGTTGACCACGCGTGACTACGGCATCCTCAAGGGCGTCGCCGACGGCAATGCCTTCAGCGCCGGTACCTGGGGCGCCGAGATCAGCGCGGCGCTGTCCCAGGAAACCGGGGATATCGTGGTCGAAGGCAAACGCGGCCTGGATGGGTTTGCCACCACCGGCCTGGACCTGGTGCTGCGCAACAATGGCATCCAGACGTTGGTGGTAGCGGGCTTCCTCACCAATTGCTGCGTTGAAGGCACGGTGCGCTCGGGGTATGAAAAAGGCTACAACGTGGTGACCTTGACCGATTGCACGGCAACCTTCACCGACGAGCAACAACAGGCCGCCGAGAACTTCACACTGCCGATGTTTTCGCAGACGCTGAAACACACGCAGTTTCTGGAAGCATTGACCACCCAATGA
- a CDS encoding ADP-ribosylglycohydrolase family protein: MPISLSERYRGCLLGLACGDAVGTSVEFMPRGSFTPVTDMTGGGPFDLQPGQWTDDTSMALCLAESLVQSGGFDPVDQMTRYLNWWTSGYLSSTGECFDIGLTVRQALADFQRNGEPFAGSTNRYSAGNGSMMRLAPVVLFYFPDAHQILTFAADSSRTTHAAQEAVECCLVLSMVIASALRGDTKEQVLQVESSGLIEPKVIAIAQGAYREKACADIAGSGYAVASLEAALWCFHQTDSFAEAVLAAANLGDDADTTAAIVGQVAGAYYGVHGIPADWLDKVWMREHIQSTADALMQMGESH; the protein is encoded by the coding sequence ATGCCAATCTCCCTGTCGGAGCGTTATCGTGGCTGCCTACTTGGCCTGGCCTGTGGCGATGCCGTCGGGACTTCTGTCGAGTTTATGCCGCGCGGGTCCTTTACACCGGTCACGGACATGACCGGCGGGGGGCCTTTTGATCTTCAGCCTGGGCAGTGGACCGACGACACATCCATGGCACTCTGCTTGGCGGAAAGCTTGGTGCAGAGCGGCGGTTTCGACCCCGTAGATCAGATGACGCGCTATCTGAATTGGTGGACGTCGGGCTACTTGAGCTCAACCGGCGAATGCTTCGATATCGGCCTGACAGTGCGCCAGGCATTGGCTGACTTCCAAAGAAATGGCGAACCCTTTGCCGGATCGACAAATCGCTACTCGGCGGGCAACGGTTCAATGATGCGTCTGGCCCCAGTGGTGCTGTTTTACTTCCCGGATGCCCATCAAATCCTTACCTTTGCGGCTGATAGCTCCCGTACGACTCACGCCGCTCAGGAGGCGGTGGAATGCTGTTTGGTGCTATCGATGGTGATTGCCAGCGCCCTACGTGGTGATACGAAAGAACAAGTGCTGCAGGTAGAAAGTTCCGGTTTGATCGAGCCGAAAGTGATAGCGATTGCTCAAGGGGCCTACCGGGAAAAGGCCTGCGCTGACATTGCGGGTTCGGGCTATGCAGTGGCTTCGCTGGAAGCCGCGCTGTGGTGCTTCCACCAGACGGACAGCTTTGCGGAGGCCGTGCTGGCGGCTGCAAATCTGGGGGACGATGCGGATACGACGGCGGCAATCGTGGGGCAGGTGGCCGGTGCATATTATGGCGTGCACGGTATTCCTGCGGATTGGTTAGACAAGGTGTGGATGCGTGAGCATATCCAGAGCACCGCCGATGCGTTGATGCAGATGGGCGAGTCTCACTAG
- the pstS gene encoding phosphate ABC transporter substrate-binding protein PstS: MKSLMKSAALAVAVSLCAGSLAFADESVRLTGSGASFPAPIYLTWFKDFSKKTAGVTVDYQSKGSGAGVQDFLNKTVDFAASDSAMKDEDIAKVAEGVQLLPMTAGEIVLAYNLPGNPKGLKLPRDVYSNIFLGKITKWNDPQIVAANPDLKLTDTPITVVVRADSSGTTAVFTKHLASINAQFQKDLGEGNTVNWPASDKFIKSPKNDGVTATVRQTPGAIGYIEYGFAKLAKVDFAQLQNKAGHYVVPNAESGAEALAAVKMPESLVAWLPDPDGAKSYPITSYTWMIFRKDNGNPAKAKAMREMVEYSLTEGQKIADSMGYIPLPQSVVDQVRKASANIQ, encoded by the coding sequence ATGAAAAGCTTGATGAAGTCTGCCGCACTCGCCGTTGCAGTGTCGCTTTGTGCCGGTTCTCTGGCGTTTGCCGACGAAAGCGTACGTCTGACCGGTTCCGGTGCCAGCTTTCCGGCACCGATCTACCTCACCTGGTTCAAGGATTTCAGCAAGAAAACCGCCGGTGTGACCGTGGATTACCAATCCAAGGGTAGCGGTGCGGGTGTACAGGACTTCCTGAATAAAACCGTGGACTTCGCCGCCAGTGACTCGGCGATGAAAGACGAAGACATCGCCAAGGTTGCCGAAGGCGTGCAATTGCTGCCGATGACCGCTGGTGAAATCGTGCTGGCCTATAACCTGCCGGGCAACCCGAAGGGCCTGAAGCTGCCACGCGATGTGTACTCCAACATCTTCCTGGGCAAGATCACCAAGTGGAACGACCCACAGATCGTCGCTGCCAACCCGGACTTGAAGCTGACCGACACGCCGATCACCGTGGTTGTACGTGCTGACTCCAGCGGTACCACTGCCGTGTTCACCAAGCACCTGGCGTCGATCAACGCGCAATTCCAGAAAGACCTGGGCGAAGGCAACACCGTCAACTGGCCAGCCAGCGACAAGTTCATCAAATCGCCGAAGAACGACGGCGTGACCGCCACCGTACGCCAGACCCCAGGCGCCATCGGCTACATCGAATACGGCTTCGCCAAACTGGCCAAGGTCGACTTCGCACAATTGCAGAACAAGGCTGGCCACTATGTTGTGCCAAACGCCGAAAGCGGTGCCGAGGCCCTGGCTGCTGTGAAGATGCCGGAAAGCCTGGTGGCCTGGTTGCCGGACCCGGACGGCGCCAAGTCGTATCCGATCACTTCCTACACCTGGATGATCTTCCGCAAGGACAATGGCAACCCGGCCAAAGCCAAGGCCATGCGTGAAATGGTTGAGTACAGCCTGACCGAGGGGCAGAAAATCGCCGACTCGATGGGTTACATCCCGCTGCCACAATCGGTGGTTGATCAGGTTCGCAAAGCGTCTGCCAACATTCAGTAA
- the ppk2 gene encoding polyphosphate kinase 2, which produces MSSVEDALLLRIHRELLDHSDEELELELSEDGHDLNALFDEHVGESSEKAARRIYFSELFRLQGELVKLQSWVVKTGAKVVILFEGRDAAGKGGVIKRITQRLNPRVCRVAALPAPNDREQTQWYFQRYVSHLPAAGEIVLFDRSWYNRAGVEQVMGFCNEDQYEEFFRTVPEFERMLARSGIQLIKYWFSISDQEQHLRFLSRIHDPLKQWKLSPMDLESRRRWEAYTKAKEIMLDRTHIAEAPWWVVQADDKKKARLNCIHHLLGQMPYEEVQLPTIELPQRVRQEDYSRSPTPPELIVPAVY; this is translated from the coding sequence ATGTCCTCAGTAGAAGACGCCTTGTTGCTGCGCATCCACCGTGAGCTGCTGGATCACAGTGATGAAGAGCTGGAATTGGAATTATCCGAAGACGGGCATGACCTGAATGCCTTGTTCGATGAACATGTCGGGGAAAGCAGCGAGAAGGCCGCGCGGCGGATTTATTTCAGCGAACTGTTCCGCCTGCAGGGCGAACTGGTGAAGCTGCAAAGCTGGGTGGTCAAGACGGGCGCCAAAGTGGTGATCCTATTCGAAGGCCGCGATGCCGCCGGCAAAGGCGGTGTGATCAAGCGTATTACCCAGCGCCTCAACCCACGGGTGTGCCGCGTTGCTGCCCTGCCCGCCCCAAATGACCGCGAGCAGACGCAATGGTACTTCCAGCGTTACGTCTCCCACTTGCCGGCGGCCGGTGAAATCGTGTTGTTCGACCGCAGTTGGTATAACCGCGCCGGCGTCGAGCAAGTGATGGGGTTTTGCAATGAAGACCAGTACGAGGAGTTCTTCCGCACCGTACCGGAGTTCGAGCGCATGCTCGCGCGCTCCGGCATCCAGCTGATCAAGTACTGGTTCTCGATTTCCGACCAGGAACAGCACCTGCGTTTTCTCAGCCGCATCCACGACCCGCTCAAACAATGGAAGCTCAGCCCCATGGACCTGGAATCACGCCGACGCTGGGAAGCCTACACCAAGGCCAAGGAAATCATGCTCGACCGCACCCACATCGCTGAAGCGCCGTGGTGGGTGGTACAAGCCGACGACAAGAAGAAGGCCCGGCTCAATTGCATTCACCACCTGCTTGGGCAGATGCCCTATGAAGAAGTGCAGCTGCCCACCATCGAACTGCCGCAACGCGTCCGGCAGGAGGACTATTCCCGCAGCCCGACGCCACCGGAGCTGATCGTGCCGGCGGTGTACTAA
- a CDS encoding tautomerase family protein: MPLVRIDLAADTSVETAAAIGDVIYAAMTGVANVPEHDKFQIINRHAGDELVYPAAGYLGVTYTPKIVFIQITWSAGRSIEVKKAFYKFIADGIHAKTGLRKQDVWISLVDVKREDWSFGNGEMQYAPTE; encoded by the coding sequence ATGCCTTTAGTTCGAATCGACCTCGCCGCCGACACTTCCGTTGAAACCGCCGCCGCCATTGGCGATGTGATCTATGCGGCGATGACAGGCGTGGCCAACGTGCCCGAGCATGACAAATTCCAGATCATCAACCGCCATGCCGGAGATGAGCTGGTGTATCCCGCCGCCGGTTACCTGGGCGTGACCTACACGCCAAAGATCGTGTTTATCCAGATCACCTGGAGCGCCGGGCGCAGCATCGAGGTGAAAAAGGCCTTCTACAAATTTATCGCCGACGGCATCCACGCCAAAACCGGCCTGCGCAAGCAAGACGTGTGGATCAGCCTGGTGGATGTAAAGCGCGAAGACTGGTCGTTCGGCAACGGTGAGATGCAGTACGCACCTACAGAATAA
- a CDS encoding RDD family protein, translating to MEVSTTQNEYRKPDNLAGLGRRLGGQWIDSLITVFVLLAVGRAAEFVGVSPDAVGILALGSAAAYYLFSDAMPNGQSVGKKLLGMSVIDERSHLNCNLYQSFMRNITTPILSIFDWIFIFFGSRKRLGDMLASTIVIRTK from the coding sequence ATGGAAGTCAGTACCACTCAAAATGAGTACCGCAAGCCAGACAATCTGGCTGGGTTGGGGCGGCGGCTGGGAGGGCAATGGATCGACTCCTTGATCACCGTCTTTGTGTTACTGGCCGTAGGACGAGCGGCTGAGTTTGTGGGTGTATCCCCAGACGCGGTCGGAATCCTGGCGCTTGGGTCCGCTGCGGCGTACTACCTGTTTTCAGACGCAATGCCCAACGGTCAAAGCGTGGGAAAGAAGCTGCTGGGGATGTCCGTAATTGACGAGCGCAGCCATCTTAATTGCAATCTGTATCAGTCTTTTATGCGCAACATTACTACGCCGATCCTGAGCATTTTTGACTGGATATTTATTTTCTTTGGCTCACGCAAACGCTTAGGGGACATGCTTGCGTCTACGATTGTGATCCGAACCAAGTGA
- the pstB gene encoding phosphate ABC transporter ATP-binding protein PstB — MDCKLDKIFYGNFMAVRDSHVPIEKNKITGFIGPSGCGKSTVLRSLNRMNDLVKGFRFEGHVHFLGQDVYGKGVDPVVVRRYIGMVFQQPNPFSMSIFDNVAFGLRLNRYKGDLGDRVKHALQGAALWDEVKDKLKVSGLSLSGGQQQRLCIARAIATEPEVLLLDEPCSALDPIATRRVEELMVELKKDYTIALVTHNMQQAIRVADTTAFFSVDISQGTRTGYLVEMGPTTQIFDNPREQMTGDYISGKFS; from the coding sequence ATGGACTGCAAGCTGGACAAGATTTTCTACGGCAACTTCATGGCGGTGCGTGATAGCCATGTGCCGATTGAGAAAAACAAGATCACCGGCTTCATCGGTCCCTCCGGCTGCGGTAAAAGTACCGTGCTGCGTAGCCTCAACCGCATGAACGACCTGGTAAAAGGCTTCCGCTTCGAAGGGCATGTGCATTTCCTCGGCCAGGACGTTTACGGCAAGGGCGTTGACCCGGTAGTAGTACGTCGTTACATCGGCATGGTCTTCCAGCAGCCGAACCCGTTCTCGATGAGCATTTTCGACAACGTTGCCTTCGGCCTGCGCCTGAACCGCTACAAGGGCGACCTCGGCGACCGCGTCAAGCATGCCCTGCAAGGCGCCGCGCTGTGGGATGAAGTCAAGGACAAGCTCAAGGTCAGCGGCCTGTCGCTGTCCGGCGGCCAGCAGCAACGTCTGTGCATCGCCCGCGCTATCGCCACTGAGCCGGAAGTGTTGCTGCTGGACGAGCCTTGCTCGGCACTGGACCCGATTGCCACCCGCCGGGTCGAAGAGTTGATGGTCGAACTGAAAAAGGACTACACCATCGCCCTGGTGACCCACAACATGCAGCAGGCTATCCGCGTGGCTGACACCACGGCGTTCTTCTCGGTAGACATTTCCCAGGGCACGCGCACTGGCTATCTGGTCGAGATGGGCCCAACCACGCAGATTTTCGATAACCCGCGTGAACAAATGACCGGGGACTACATCAGCGGCAAGTTCAGCTGA
- the pstC gene encoding phosphate ABC transporter permease subunit PstC, with protein MNTPFVVPVNPDSACQPPSAKDFLVDRTFRALARIGVVLILALVFALVFEVGRKALPGMEKHGFDVLFGSVWDVNQGKYGILPAIWGTLYSAFIALLIAGFFGVSMAIFLTQDFLPAKLAAVFRTIVELLAAIPSVVYGLWGIYVVIPAIRPLTAWLNTELGWIPFFGTSLSGPGLLPAALVLAIMILPTIAAVSQDALTGVPMKTKQAAYGMGTTHWEAILKVMVPSAATGIFGSLVLGLGRALGETMALAMLVGNANNISLSLFAPANTLAALLALNFPEAGPNEIEVLMYAALVLMFITLLVNVIGSMIMLYAQRGTK; from the coding sequence ATGAACACACCTTTTGTCGTACCGGTTAACCCGGATTCTGCTTGCCAGCCGCCCTCTGCCAAGGATTTCCTGGTTGATCGCACCTTCCGCGCGCTTGCGCGAATTGGGGTGGTTCTGATTCTGGCGCTGGTCTTCGCCCTGGTGTTTGAGGTTGGCCGCAAAGCCTTGCCAGGCATGGAGAAGCACGGTTTTGACGTGCTGTTCGGCAGCGTCTGGGATGTTAACCAAGGCAAGTACGGCATTCTGCCGGCCATTTGGGGCACGCTCTACAGTGCATTTATCGCCCTGCTGATTGCCGGTTTTTTCGGCGTCAGCATGGCGATCTTCCTGACCCAGGACTTCCTGCCGGCCAAGCTGGCAGCCGTATTTCGTACCATCGTTGAATTGCTCGCGGCCATCCCAAGTGTGGTTTATGGCCTGTGGGGGATCTACGTGGTGATCCCGGCGATCCGCCCGCTGACGGCGTGGCTGAACACGGAACTGGGCTGGATTCCTTTTTTCGGCACGTCCCTCAGCGGGCCGGGCCTGCTCCCGGCCGCCCTGGTACTGGCGATCATGATCCTGCCGACCATTGCCGCGGTTTCCCAGGACGCCCTTACCGGCGTACCGATGAAAACCAAACAGGCCGCCTACGGCATGGGCACCACTCACTGGGAAGCGATCCTCAAGGTAATGGTGCCATCCGCCGCCACCGGCATTTTCGGCTCGCTGGTGCTGGGCCTGGGGCGCGCCTTGGGTGAAACCATGGCCCTGGCCATGCTGGTCGGCAACGCCAACAACATCTCGCTTTCGCTGTTTGCGCCGGCCAATACCCTGGCGGCCTTGCTGGCGCTGAACTTCCCCGAAGCCGGGCCGAACGAGATCGAGGTGCTGATGTACGCCGCCCTGGTGCTGATGTTTATCACCTTACTGGTCAACGTCATCGGCTCGATGATCATGCTCTACGCCCAGCGGGGTACCAAATAA
- the pstA gene encoding phosphate ABC transporter permease PstA has product MTNLTVPTAALPSLQRRFEGRALRSLVLTTLVWLGALLASVPLISVLYMLITRGGARLSLEVFTELPPTGFETGGGFGNAMAGTFVMVGIAAAIAVPVGIMAAIFLAELGPDSKLANASRFAAKMLTGLPSILAGVFAYALVVMTTGTYSAPAGGVALAVLMLPIVVLTAEESMRMVPKIMKDAAYGMGCTRSQVIWKIVLPTGMPAILTGVMLAVARAAGETAPLLFTALFSNYWIYHDGSLAVMNPTASLAVLIYNFSGMPFDNQLELAWAASLVLVMIVLVVNIVSRIFGKPKY; this is encoded by the coding sequence ATGACCAATCTCACCGTTCCTACCGCTGCATTGCCCAGCCTGCAACGCCGCTTCGAAGGCCGCGCGCTGCGCAGCCTGGTGTTGACCACGCTGGTCTGGCTCGGGGCGCTGCTGGCCAGCGTGCCGTTGATTTCCGTGCTGTACATGCTGATCACTCGCGGCGGCGCGCGCCTTAGCCTGGAAGTGTTCACCGAACTGCCACCCACCGGCTTCGAAACCGGCGGCGGCTTCGGCAACGCTATGGCGGGTACCTTCGTGATGGTCGGTATCGCTGCGGCCATTGCGGTTCCGGTCGGCATCATGGCGGCTATTTTCCTCGCGGAACTGGGGCCGGACAGCAAGCTGGCGAACGCCTCACGTTTCGCCGCGAAAATGCTCACTGGCTTGCCATCCATCCTGGCCGGGGTATTTGCCTACGCGCTGGTGGTGATGACCACCGGGACTTACTCGGCGCCGGCCGGCGGTGTAGCGCTGGCCGTGCTGATGCTGCCAATCGTGGTGCTGACCGCTGAAGAGTCGATGCGGATGGTGCCCAAGATCATGAAGGACGCGGCCTACGGCATGGGGTGTACCCGCTCGCAGGTCATCTGGAAAATCGTACTGCCCACCGGCATGCCGGCGATCCTCACGGGCGTCATGCTGGCCGTGGCCCGCGCTGCGGGCGAAACCGCGCCGCTGTTGTTCACCGCGCTGTTCAGCAACTACTGGATCTATCACGACGGCAGCCTGGCTGTGATGAATCCGACGGCATCCCTTGCCGTACTGATTTACAACTTTTCCGGCATGCCTTTCGACAACCAACTTGAGCTCGCATGGGCGGCCTCGCTGGTGTTGGTGATGATCGTGCTGGTCGTGAATATCGTGAGCCGTATTTTCGGCAAGCCCAAGTATTAA